The proteins below come from a single Excalfactoria chinensis isolate bCotChi1 chromosome 7, bCotChi1.hap2, whole genome shotgun sequence genomic window:
- the ASB18 gene encoding LOW QUALITY PROTEIN: ankyrin repeat and SOCS box protein 18 (The sequence of the model RefSeq protein was modified relative to this genomic sequence to represent the inferred CDS: inserted 2 bases in 1 codon; deleted 1 base in 1 codon; substituted 1 base at 1 genomic stop codon) yields the protein MGPSSTGNINVVTCXWQAVPTPGVPSPAAGAGDAHASLTGTHTTQPGRVSLAPPASXEKYYQALVTGNLRSLKVLTDRYYEDVNLVFEISKNELEWQVKSQAFYGLSGLWSLEYKQELSTPLCIAASRGHAACLQHLLHRQADPDLAPGGWAPLHEACRGGHAACVELLLEHQADPNLRSDEGLAPLHLCTTRNSLRCAELLLKHGATIDLPSEDNGETALHVAAKHGLYDHAHLYLKHGAEVDARSTQGETALSLVCRQAPDAAVEALQLCRLLVVHGAKLDACDELRRSPLHEACGAANNVLVKFLLRRGADVNAIDYNGISPLGCVLQAATFKQELRPHLVVQLLLNYGSQKIWPHAFAKVLRSCAAVPEIIEILINSYSQIPISEKWVEAVPEEVLQQHQPFYESLFRLAGTVRSLQHLCRSAIRKKFGSRCHCLIPSLPMPKPLLDYLLLEPEGVLL from the exons CTGGCAGGCTGTCCCCACGCCGGGCGtacccagccctgcagcagga gctgggGATGCCCATGCCAGCCTCACAGGGACCCATACAACCCAGCCTGGCAGAGTCAGCCTCGCACCACCAGCCTCCTGAG AGAAGTACTACCAAGCCCTGGTCACGGGGAACCTGAGGAGCCTGAAGGTGCTGACAGACAGATACTATGAAGATGTCAACCTGGTTTTTGAGATCAGTAAAAACGAGCTGGAGTGGCAGGTGAAAAGCCAAGCATTTTATGGACTCTCAG ggctgtggtcGCTGGAATACaagcaggagctgagcacaCCGCTGTGCATTGCTGCTAGCCGGGGCCacgctgcctgcctgcagcacctcctgcacCGCCAGGCTGACCCCGACCTGGCACCGGGGGGCTGGGCCCCTCTGCATGAAGCCTGCCGTGGGGGGCATGCTGCCTGTGTCGAGCTACTGCTGGAGCACCAGGCTGATCCCAACCTCCGGAGCGATGAGGGGCTGGCCCCGCTGCACCTCTGCACCACCCGCAACTCACTGCG ATGCGccgagctgctgctgaaacatgGAGCCACCATCGACCTGCCCAGTGAGGACAACGGGGAGACAGCACTGCACGTGGCAGCCAAGCATGGCCTCTATGACCATGCCCACCTCTACCTGAAGCATGGGGCAGAAGTGGATGCCCGCAGTACTCAGGGTGAGACAGCTTTGAGCTTAGTCTGCAGGCAGGCCCCAGATGCTGCTGTAGaagccctgcagctgtgccGGCTGCTTGTTGTGCATGGAGCCAAGCTGGACGCATGCGATGAGCTGCGGAGGAGCCCACTGCACGAGGCCTGTGGGGCAGCCAACAACGTGCTGGTGAAGTTCCTGCTGAGACGTGGGGCAGATGTCAACGCCATTGACTACAACGGCATCTCCCcactgggctgtgtgctgcaggcagccacCTTCAAGCAGGagctgaggcctcacctggtTGTACAGCTGCTGCTCAACTACGGATCCCAAAAGATATGGCCCCATGCTTTTGCCAAG GTGCTGAGatcctgtgcagctgtgccagagatCATTGAAATCCTCATCAACTCCTACTCACAAATCCCCATCTCTGAGAAGTGGGTGGAGGCTGTGCCGGAGGAGGTCCTGCAG cagcaccagccattctatgagtccTTGTTCCGGCTGGCAGGCACAGTCCGGTCCTTACAGCACTTGTGCCGCTCCGCCATCAGGAAGAAGTTTGGCAGCCGCTGCCACTGCCTCATCCCCTCGCTGCCCATGCCCAAACCACTGCTGGATtacctgctgctggagcccGAGGGTGTCCTGCTCTGA
- the GBX2 gene encoding homeobox protein GBX-2 has translation MSAAFQPSLMMMQRPLGSSTAFSIDSLIGSPPPPAPGHFVYTGYPMFMPYRPVVLPPPPPALPQATLQPPLPPAPPPPLPALPGAFCPGLAQGMALTSTLMAALPGSFPASPPRPEAARKFAPPGNFDKAEGLPPPDGGGGGGDDGKTGGGLLPFPAADAVHASLAGALRGGPKDDPKAEEEAKGREENFSMDSDLDYSSDENGPAPAAPREEDCGTALEENPPSAANAAANAAATGKNRRRRTAFTSEQLLELEKEFHCKKYLSLTERSQIAHALKLSEVQVKIWFQNRRAKWKRVKAGNASSKAGEPSRNPKIVVPIPVHVSRFAIRSQHQQLEQARP, from the exons ATGAGCGCGGCTTTTCAGCCCTCGCTGATGATGATGCAGCGCCCGCTGGGAAGCAGCACGGCCTTCAGCATCGATTCGCTCATCGGCagccccccgccgcccgcccccggcCACTTCGTCTACACCGGCTACCCCATGTTTATGCCGTACCGGCCCGTCGTGCTGCCCCCCCCGCCTCCCGCCCTGCCGCAGGCCACCCTGCAGCCGCCGCTgccccccgcgccgcccccgccGCTGCCCGCCTTACCCGGAGCCTTCTGCCCTGGGCTGGCTCAGGGTATGGCCCTCACCTCCACGCTGATGGCCGCGCTGCCCGGCTCCTTCCCCGCCTCCCCTCCGCGCCCCGAGGCCGCCAGGAAGTTCGCCCCCCCGGGGAACTTCGACAAGGCCGAGGGACTGCCCCCCCcggacggcggcggcggcggcggagacGACGGCAAAACCGGGGGGgggctgctgcctttccccGCTGCCGACGCCGTGCACGCATCGCTGG CCGGGGCCCTCCGCGGCGGCCCCAAAGACGATCCCAAAGCGGAGGAGGAGGCGAAGGGCCGCGAGGAGAACTTCTCCATGGACAGCGACCTCGACTACAGCTCCGACGAGAACGGCCCCGCGCCGGCGGCCCCGCGGGAGGAGGACTGTGGCACCGCGTTGGAGGAGAACCCCCCCAGCGCCGCCAACGCCGCCGCCAACGCCGCGGCCACGGGGAAGAACCGACGGCGGCGGACGGCGTTCACCAGCgaacagctgctggagctggagaaaGAGTTCCATTGCAAGAAGTACCTCTCGCTGACGGAGCGCTCGCAGATCGCGCACGCCCTGAAGCTGAGCGAGGTGCAGGTGAAGATCTGGTTCCAGAACCGGCGAGCCAAATGGAAGCGGGTGAAGGCGGGCAACGCCAGCTCCAAGGCTGGGGAACCATCTCGGAACCCCAAGATCGTggtccccatccctgtgcacGTCAGCCGCTTCGCCATCAGGAGTCAGcatcagcagctggagcaggcgCGGCCCTGA